From Pseudomonas sp. stari2:
GTGCGGACATCAAGAAGACCCACGAGCGCGAAACACTGATCGCCCGGCAACGAGAGCTCGAATACGAGCGTGTTGAAAACGCCGCCAAGGACCAGGGCGCCCGTGTGCATTACAAGGACCTGCAATGTTACCCGGTGGTCATGCTGGATGCGCCTGCAGTCATCGCTCTGAAGAACGGCTATCAAAGTGCGTTCAGCCACTATCTGGCCGGCTTCACTTATGAAGCCCTGGGTGAAAAGGATCTGGCTGCACCGGGTTATCGTCAGGCCATAGAACTGCGCCCTGACATGCCGTTCTTCCAACAGGCCTTGCGTGACCTCGACAGCCCCGGGCTCAAGGCCGGCGAAAGCGACGTGCTGATCATCGTGCAAAGCGGGCTGGCACCGGCTCGCAGCTCGGTGCGTGTGCCGTATCCGGTGAAGCTTGAGGACGGTCAAGTGATCGTCGCCAATGTATCGTTTCCGGTAATGGTGCCCGACACCTCCACCCAGCCTTTCAATCAGATAAGCCTCGACGGCCGCCAAAAGAAGCTGATCACGGTCAACAACATCACCGACATGTCCCTGCGCACCCTGCGTGACGACATGCCCGGGATCATTCAGCGCACCACGTATCGAGCGTTCCTCGCCGCAGACGTCCAAGGCACCGACAATCGGCGCAACCCGGCGAAGGCGTCCTATGTAACCCATTACGATGGATTCGAGCACGCAGACACCCGCACCTGGCGCACCCTGCCCAACCTCACACAATTGCTGCGCCTGCGTCTGAAGAAAGGCGAGCACTTGATCAGCCTGCCCACCGCTCCCAGTGTCGCACCGCTGAAAATCCGTATCGATCAGGATCGCCAGATCATCGGCCTGCGTGCCCTGGGCGACCGAATCTATGCCAACGGCAGTGCTTTCCAGGCGCCCGTTTCAGTGGAAAGCCGCGCGGTATCCGGTCTGAAATAAGTAATGGCATCTAACTAACCGGTGCAATTAAAAAGCTATTACATAGCCAGCATCGCCCGCTTATAATGCCGCGCCCTCGTTATCGCGATGCGGCATTAAAGCTCCTCTGTTTATGAGGAATTGGCAGGAGGCCATCGCCACTGCCGATCGGTCCCAGCAGCCCGACCCGCACCCGAGGCTGTCGCTACTCATGGAAGAAGTACCCCATGGCATTCCGCGCTCCCACTCTGATCGCGCTTGGCGCAGTCACTCTGCTGTCCGGCTGTTCGGCGTTTCGCAACTACGATTCCGAACTGGCCCAGACCAACCAGCAACTGGCCACCGGCAACGTCGACGCCGCCCTGACTCTGCTGGAAAAGAACAACACCGGCCCGGACAAGGACCTGCTCTATTACTTCGAGAAGGGTGAACTGCTGCGCGCCAAGGGCGACTTGTCCGGCAGCCAGAACGCCTGGACCAGCGCCGACCAGGTGGTGGGCAAGTGGGAAGACTCGGTCAAGCTCGACACCGACAAATACCTGGCCCAGTTCGGCAGTTTCCTGGTCAATGACAAGGTCCGTCGCTACGAAGGCTACGACTACGAAAAAGTCATGCTGACCACGCAGATGGCCCTGAACCTGCTGGCGGTCAACGATTTCGACGGCGCCCGCACCGCGATCAAGAAGACCCACGAACGTGAAGC
This genomic window contains:
- a CDS encoding COG3014 family protein, with translation MRHCLLFPLLLSAVLQLSGCGAYRNYDLELQQTTEQLKAGNTDGALALIEAHNPDEEKDLLYYFEKGAVLSAAGELPQSQVAWRSAEQMVIQRQDAIETTGDKLLSALGNQWGSIINDKIRRYDGYDYEKVMLTTQMALNQLAVNDFDGARADIKKTHERETLIARQRELEYERVENAAKDQGARVHYKDLQCYPVVMLDAPAVIALKNGYQSAFSHYLAGFTYEALGEKDLAAPGYRQAIELRPDMPFFQQALRDLDSPGLKAGESDVLIIVQSGLAPARSSVRVPYPVKLEDGQVIVANVSFPVMVPDTSTQPFNQISLDGRQKKLITVNNITDMSLRTLRDDMPGIIQRTTYRAFLAADVQGTDNRRNPAKASYVTHYDGFEHADTRTWRTLPNLTQLLRLRLKKGEHLISLPTAPSVAPLKIRIDQDRQIIGLRALGDRIYANGSAFQAPVSVESRAVSGLK